Part of the Corynebacterium efficiens YS-314 genome is shown below.
GAATGGCGCATGATTACCAGACGATGGGACATGGTCATCACCTTAGCCAAAGACCAGCGCGCTTATCGACGAAAACCCCCGCCCCCGCACCTGCTCATCAACGGAAATATCTCCGCGCCGTCTCGGCGGCCTCGGCCCCGGCCACCCACTCATCAATCTGGGTGGAGACCCGCTGTGCCGCTGCGAGGTTACCGGAGTGCAGGGCATGCTGGGCATCGCGGACCAGGGCATGCCAGGTGGCCGTTGGGATCGGGTAACCGGATTGGTGGGTGTAATCGTGGAAAGCGCACAACTGGTGCAGTAGTGCCAGTTCAGAAGGGTCGCGGGTGTCATTGATCACCACGGGCAGGTCCAGGTCTGGCTGGGGGAGCTCACGGTCTTTCCGGGAGAGATACCAGACGCGCCCCAGTGACACCGGGAGGCCCACCACCACCAGCATCATGAGGATCCCCGCCATCACCAGCAGGGCATCCGAGGATCCATCCGCACTCCCGAACAGGGCCAGGGTCACGCTCAGCGCCACCATGCTCATCAACGTGACCCGGGCGTATCTGGCACTGCGTACCGCCCGATCTGGCTTATGGGGCAACAGTGCTTTCAGGGCAGCCCTGTCAGGAAGAACCATCGCCCGTGACCCGCTGCCCAGATCCTCATTGGTCACCCGGGCCAGCCGGGTGAAATCACGGTGGCCGAGGATCTCCGGGAGCAGGGGGTGAAGGGACATGGTGGTTCTCAGGCTAGCTCATAAACCCGGTGCCTGGTCAGCTATGGCAATGCAGTGTCCACCGGCACCCAGATCTGTTTCAATGGCAGGGCTTGGACGGTGGTGCTGGAGAGTTTGTCGTAGTTGTTCAGGACCGCTTGGATGATGTCCTGGGCGTCCCATACTTTCAACCGGAATCGTTTGCCCATCACTTCCTGGCGGGCGGCTGAGGTGAGGCCACCCCAGGCCACGATCAGGCCGTAATCGGCTTCATGGGAACTCACGAGGCCGGTGAGTTGTTGCACAACAGGCCTGTCCACCTTCGGGGTTTTCACCTGCACCAGGATCTTGGGAGATTCAAGCCCCAGCAGGCCCCGGCCTGCAATGATGTCGATGCCGCCGTCTGGCCCCTCCGGGGATTCCTCGACGTGGAATCCCTCGGCGCGCAGAATGTCGCTGATCAGGCGGGTCAACCCATGTCCGGTGAACTCCTGGCTGATCAGTTCCGAGATCTGATCCAGGGCCATCTCCTCGATGTCCTGTTGAACCGTCGGAACATTGGGATCCTCGTTCTCCGCGGTGGCAACCGTGGCGGCCATTGCCGCCTTCCCCAGGGATTCCTGTTGTATACCGGGATCGGTGCCGGTTTCGAGCAGAGTCTTCAGGCGGTACTCGGCCTGGTTCCTGCTGGGGGAGAACACGGTCAACGTGGCACCGAGGCTGTACAGCAGATCCTGTTTGACGGCGGTGCGTGGTACCCGGTTTATCCAGTTGATGC
Proteins encoded:
- a CDS encoding restriction endonuclease, with amino-acid sequence MVAWVIRAGKHGERAEWAWSKGFSGGGWYEAGPELLSCTTREEVQAHVERAYAHESTAIPNIIAQLWMLVGRIKVGDLIAMPIKQTREIALGWITTPLQYLDDQEDPEKRLVFGINWINRVPRTAVKQDLLYSLGATLTVFSPSRNQAEYRLKTLLETGTDPGIQQESLGKAAMAATVATAENEDPNVPTVQQDIEEMALDQISELISQEFTGHGLTRLISDILRAEGFHVEESPEGPDGGIDIIAGRGLLGLESPKILVQVKTPKVDRPVVQQLTGLVSSHEADYGLIVAWGGLTSAARQEVMGKRFRLKVWDAQDIIQAVLNNYDKLSSTTVQALPLKQIWVPVDTALP